In the Oscillospiraceae bacterium genome, TTTTACCGAGCTGAACCTGGTAGGGGACGGCTACGCCGAGAACATGGCCAAGGCGGCCGCCAAAAACCTGCCGCTGTTCCTCTCCTCCACCATGCTGTACCGCCGCGAAACGCAGTACATCAAACAGCAGGTGCAGGCTTTTGGCAAGCCGGTGCATTATATCTACCACATCGGTCAGTATCTGCCGGATTGGCACCCCTGGGAAAACTACAAAAACTTCTTTGTGGGCAATGCCCGTACCGGCGGTGTGCGAGAGATATTCGGCATCGACCTGCCCTGGCTGTTGGATGCCTTCGGGGATGTCGAGTATGTCACTGTGCAGAAGGATACCATCAGCGACCTGGGCCTGCCGTACCCAGATTGCGTGACCCTGCTGCTGCGCCACAAGGGCGGCGTGCAGGGTGTGCTGGCGGCGGATGTGGTCAGCCGCAAGGCTGTGCGCAGCTTTGAGTGCTTCGGCGACGGCATCCACCTTTTCTGGGAGGGGAACCCCAAGGCCCTGTACGAGTTCAAAGACGGCGACAAGCAGCCTGTGAACACCTACGCCAGCTTTGAGCATGACAGCCGCTACAGCGACAACATCGTCGAGAACGCCTATGTGGACGAACTGACGAACTTTTTTGGCGTGCTGAAGGGCACTGAGACGCCACGCTGGAGCTTTACCAAGGATTTGGCGGCCATCCAGTTGATGGACAAAATCGAGGAGGCCTGATCCATGCGCACCATCACCGCGCTGTTTGTGGGGTTGGGTTCCATCGGAACCCGCCACTTAAAAAACCTGCATAACCTTTGCACCGACCGCGGATGGACCTTGCAGGCCGACGCCCTGCGCAGTGACCTGCACCGCCCCCTGCGGGACGGCGTGGCTGAGCTGCTGCACGCCCAGTACACCGATTTGGCCGCCGCGCCTGCCCGGTATGATATGGTGTTTATCACCAACCCCACCAGTTTGCATGTCGAGGCATTGCAGCAGGTGAAGGGCCGCGGTGAAGCACTTTTTATCGAAAAGCCGATTTTTTCTGCCGAGCAGACCGGCCTGAACCTGGCCGACTGCCTGCCGGAAAACCAGAAAGCCTACGTGGCCGCGCCCATGCGCTGGTGCGGTGTGATGCTGGCCCTCAAAGATCTGCTGCCCACGCTGCACCCCTACTGCGCCCGGGTCATCTGCTCCAGCTACCTGCCGGATTGGCGGCCGGGTGTCGACTACCGCACGGTCTACAGCGCCCACAAGGCGCTGGGCGGCGGCGTCACCATCGACCTCATCCACGAGTGGGATTACCTTGTGGACCTGTTCGGCGTGCCGCAGCAGCTGTACAATTTTAAGGGCACCTACTCGGATCTGGAGATCGACTCCGACGATCTGTCGGTCTATATCGCCAAGTATCCCACCTTGCTGGCCGAGGTGCATCTTGACTATTTCGGCCGCGGCTATCGGCGCAGCATCGAACTTTTCTGCCGCGACGGCAGCTATCTGGCCGACTTTGGCGCCGGTACGCTGACCCTGCCCGACGGCACCGTGCAGCATTATGAAGAGGACGTCAACCGCCGCTACGAGCGGGAGATCGAATATTTTACTGACTACGCCCTGGGCGACGAACAGCAAAGCTGCAACCCGCCCGCGCTGGCGCTGGATGTCCTGAAACTGACTTTGGGGGAACACTGATATGAAACGTCTGCTTATCACCATCTGCGGCCGTGCAGGCAGCAAAGGCTTTAAAAACAAAAATCTCAAAAATTTCTGCGGTAAACCGCTGGTTTATTACTCTTTGAGCGCCGCCGAACTGTTTATCAAAAACCACACCGAACTGGAAGTGGACATTGCCCTGAACACCGACAGCGAGGACCTGGCCAAGCTGGTGGCTGCCGAATACCCCGAGGTCATCTACCTGCCCCGCGGGGCTGAGCTGGGCGGCGACCGTGTGCCCAAGGTGGAGGTCTACAAGGACAGCTTTGCCCGTATGGAGGCCCGCACCGGCAAGCCCTACGACGCTATGATCGACCTGGACATCACCAGCCCCCTGCGCACTGAGCAGGACATCGAGAACGCCTTTGCCAAAGCGCAGGAGCGCGAGGATCTGCAGATCATCTTCAGCGTCTGCGAAGCCCGCCGCAACCCCTGGTTCAACATGTTCAAAATTGTGGGCGACCACGCCGAGATGGTCATCGAGAGCCAGTTCACCGGCCGCCAGCAGGCCCCTGAGGTCTACGATGTCAACGCCTCCATCTACGTCATCCGCCGCGCCTTTCTGGTGGACAACCCGGACCCCATCCTGTGGCACTCCAAGTTCGGCGTCAGCGTTATGATGGACACCGGCATCATTGATATTGACTCGGAGCATGACTACCTGCTGATGGAAGCCATCGCCAAGCACCTGTACGCCCATTACCCAGAATTTAACGCTGTACGGGAGAATATCCGTGGAGAATGACCTGCTGGAACGGGCGGCTGACCTGGTGATGGACGCCGGGCAGACCCTGCTGGAAAACGGCGGCGAGGTCTTTCGCGTCCAGCAGACGATGGAAATCATGGCCCACAGCCTGGGTGTGCGGGACTTTCATGTCTACGTGCTGACAAACGGCATCTTCGCGTCAGCATCCATGGGCAGCGCCCACAACGTCAGTCTCATCCGCCATGTGCCGTCAGTGTCCATCCACCTGGGCCGGGTCGAAGCCATCAACGAGCTTTCCCGTGAGCTGGCCGCCGGTCGGCTGGGGGTCGAGGAAGCCGAAGCCCGCCTGCAGCAGGCACGGTCTGTGCCCCGCACTTCGCCGGCGGGCGAGCGGCTGGCCTGCATCGTCGGCGCGGCGGGATTCGCCTACCTTTTTGGCGGTACACCGTTGGACGCCGCCGTAGCTACCGTGGCGGGCCTGCTGGAAATTTTGATCTGCCAGTGGTTCGGCCAGCATAAGATCAACCGCATCTTTACCGATATTGTGGCGGCCTTTGCCTGCACGGTGTGGTCGGTCGGGGTGCAGGCGGCACTGCCCGCCGTCAGTGCCAATGCGGCGATCATCGGTGCGCTGATGGTGCTGACCCCCGGCGTCGCTCTGACCATGGGCGTGCGCGACATCCTGAACGGCGACTACCTCTCTGGTTCCATTCGCCTGCTGGATGCGGTGCTGATTGCGGGCAGCATTGCCTGCGGCGTGGTACTGGGCTGGCTGGTCATGCACGGATTGGGGGTGGCCGTATGAGTACGCCCCTCTGGACCAACTACCTTACACAGTTTGTGGTGGCGGTGGTGGCCACCATCAGCTTTGGCATCACCTTCCACGTGCCCAAGCGGCACTATCTGGCGGGCGGCTTGACCGGCGCGGTGGGCTGGATGGCCTACATCCTCTGCTACGACCTGCTGGGCGTTAGCGCGCCCGTTGCGGTGCTCATCGCCACGCTGCCGCTGACGCTCTGCGCACGGTTCTTCTCGGTCTACCACAAGGCCCCGGTCACGGTATTTCTGCTGCCGGGCATCTTCCCGCTGGTGCCGGGGGCGGGCATCTATTACACCGCCTATTACTT is a window encoding:
- a CDS encoding threonine/serine exporter family protein — protein: MENDLLERAADLVMDAGQTLLENGGEVFRVQQTMEIMAHSLGVRDFHVYVLTNGIFASASMGSAHNVSLIRHVPSVSIHLGRVEAINELSRELAAGRLGVEEAEARLQQARSVPRTSPAGERLACIVGAAGFAYLFGGTPLDAAVATVAGLLEILICQWFGQHKINRIFTDIVAAFACTVWSVGVQAALPAVSANAAIIGALMVLTPGVALTMGVRDILNGDYLSGSIRLLDAVLIAGSIACGVVLGWLVMHGLGVAV
- a CDS encoding acylneuraminate cytidylyltransferase family protein; protein product: MKRLLITICGRAGSKGFKNKNLKNFCGKPLVYYSLSAAELFIKNHTELEVDIALNTDSEDLAKLVAAEYPEVIYLPRGAELGGDRVPKVEVYKDSFARMEARTGKPYDAMIDLDITSPLRTEQDIENAFAKAQEREDLQIIFSVCEARRNPWFNMFKIVGDHAEMVIESQFTGRQQAPEVYDVNASIYVIRRAFLVDNPDPILWHSKFGVSVMMDTGIIDIDSEHDYLLMEAIAKHLYAHYPEFNAVRENIRGE
- a CDS encoding threonine/serine exporter family protein gives rise to the protein MSTPLWTNYLTQFVVAVVATISFGITFHVPKRHYLAGGLTGAVGWMAYILCYDLLGVSAPVAVLIATLPLTLCARFFSVYHKAPVTVFLLPGIFPLVPGAGIYYTAYYFLRDDRTLFLNKGVETLKIALALALGIALVCSLPLPGREHKK
- a CDS encoding Gfo/Idh/MocA family oxidoreductase, producing MKLLIVGLGSMGKRRARLSKGIDAALHIVGVDTAEARRAEACTLGLADAAYPTIAEAVAAEHPDAALVCTAPLSHAAVIGELLDNDLPVFTELNLVGDGYAENMAKAAAKNLPLFLSSTMLYRRETQYIKQQVQAFGKPVHYIYHIGQYLPDWHPWENYKNFFVGNARTGGVREIFGIDLPWLLDAFGDVEYVTVQKDTISDLGLPYPDCVTLLLRHKGGVQGVLAADVVSRKAVRSFECFGDGIHLFWEGNPKALYEFKDGDKQPVNTYASFEHDSRYSDNIVENAYVDELTNFFGVLKGTETPRWSFTKDLAAIQLMDKIEEA
- a CDS encoding Gfo/Idh/MocA family oxidoreductase; protein product: MRTITALFVGLGSIGTRHLKNLHNLCTDRGWTLQADALRSDLHRPLRDGVAELLHAQYTDLAAAPARYDMVFITNPTSLHVEALQQVKGRGEALFIEKPIFSAEQTGLNLADCLPENQKAYVAAPMRWCGVMLALKDLLPTLHPYCARVICSSYLPDWRPGVDYRTVYSAHKALGGGVTIDLIHEWDYLVDLFGVPQQLYNFKGTYSDLEIDSDDLSVYIAKYPTLLAEVHLDYFGRGYRRSIELFCRDGSYLADFGAGTLTLPDGTVQHYEEDVNRRYEREIEYFTDYALGDEQQSCNPPALALDVLKLTLGEH